The Pseudoalteromonas sp. N1230-9 genome segment CGCCGCGACAAACAGCACACCAGTTAAGAAAAGAGCAATAAACCAAGAGCGTGATATTGTGATTGCGATTGACGCGGGACACGGTGGTGAAGACCCAGGCTCAATAGGTCCATCTGGTACCTATGAAAAAGATATTACATTACAAATTGCTAAGCGACTCGAGCGTATGATTGACGCTGAACGAGGCATGATCTCGCGTATGGTACGCCGAGGCGATTATTTTGTGAATTTAAATACCCGTACTAGTCGAGCTCGCGAGAAAAAAGCAGATTTCTTTGTGTCAATTCATGCTGATGCGTTTACCAGTCCTCAGCCTAGTGGTGCATCAGTGTGGGTGCTATCACTGCGTCGTGCCAATTCAGAGATTGGTAAGTGGCTAGAGGATAAAGAAAAACATTCAGAGTTGCTCGGTGGCGCAGCCGGTGTGTTGAAAGACACAGCAAGCGAAAAGTATTTAGCCCAAGCACTGCTTGATATGTCAATGGACCACTCAATGAAAACAGGCTTTAGCGTTGCAGAAGAAGTGATGAATGAGCTAAAAAAAGTGGCTAAAATGCATAAGAAACGTCCTCAAGCAGCAAGCTTTGCTGTTCTTAAATCGCCAGATATCCCTTCTATTTTGGTAGAAACGGGGTTCATTTCTAACCCTAGAGAAGAGCGTTTATTAAAATCAGCTAATTACCAAGAGCGTCTAGCAGAAGCAATCTTTAAGTCTCTAAAAAGTTATTATCTACAAAATCCACCCGACGACTCATTATTTGCGAAGTTAAAGGCGCAATACCCTACCAAGCATAAAGTAAGGCCAGGTGAGTCATTAAGTATGTTAGCGAATCGTTATGGCACATCCGTTAATAAACTCAAAACGGTTAATAATTTAAAATCAAACACCTTGTTCATTGGTCAAGAGCTTGATATTCCGCAAAGTTAATCAATTTTTGTGTTAGGAAGATTATGAGTATTGAAATATTACCTGCACGATTGGCTAACCAAATTGCAGCAGGGGAAGTGGTGGAACGGCCCGCCTCGGTTGTCAAAGAGCTTGTAGAAAATAGTTTAGATGCAGGTGGCACACGAATTCAGATTGATATTGAACGAGGCGGCCATAAGCTCATACGCATTCGCGATAATGGTAGCGGCATCAGTAAAGACGAGTTAACTTTAGCTCTCTCACGCCATGCAACCAGCAAATTAAAGTCACTCGATGACCTTGAAAATATTTGCTCACTGGGTTTTCGAGGGGAAGCTTTGGCCTCAATAAGCTCGGTATCGCGATTAACGCTAAGTTCAAAACCAAAAGATCAAGAAGCAGCGTGGCAAGCCTTTGCTGAAGGGCGTGATATGGCTGTGCAAATAAAGCCAACAGCTCACCCAGATGGCACCACTATTGAAGTTAAAGATTTATTTTTTAACACCCCCGCACGACGCAAATTTCTGCGCACAGAAAAAACAGAGTTTTCACATATTGATGAGCTTATAAAGCGGATTGCATTGAGCCGGTTTGATGTCTCAATTACGTTAACGCATAACGGCAAAGTTGTGCGTCAATACCGTGCAAAGCCTAGCCCAGAACAAGCAATTAGCCGTGTTGCACAAGTTGCCGGTAAAGTCTTTAGTGAACAAGGTTTGCATATTCAATCTGGTGAAGCAGGGTTAATGCTAAGAGGGTGGGTACTGCCTGTTGGTTCAAGCAATACGACTCAGTATACCTATGTGAATAACCGCATGATGCGCGACAAACTTATTTTGCATGCAATTCGCCAAGCATTTGAAGAAGTTGCAGGTTCTGAGGAATTACCTGGCTTTGTTATCTACATTGATATTGACCCACGTCAGGTCGATGTAAACGTGCATCCAGCCAAGCATGAAGTACGTTTTCATCAAGGCCGTTTAGTGCATGACTTTATTTTGCAGGCAATAAAACAAGTTGTGGTGCCGCTGCAGCATGAAGCTGGTTTTACTGAGCACAATGACACGGCTTTTCAGCAGGCCCCGTTTGCAGAGTCGAGTCAGAGCAGCACGCAGTTAAGCTATACTGCATCAGTGCCTACAGAGCACTATGATTATCCTAAATCAGATTTACAGCCAACACGCTCAGCGAGTTACTCTGGCACAACAGGGCGTTCCGAAGGGGGTGTTAGTCGCGACAGCCAAGGGCGTAGTAAAACATCACATCAAGATGTCAATGCATTTTATCAAGGGATCAGTGAGCAACATGCTGCGCATTTTGATCAAGTACGGCCTGAGCCAAGCATTGCCACACCGGTTGTGGAGCAGACAAAACTTGCTAAGCTCATTCACGTACACGAAGGTGAATGCGTATTTAGTGAAGATAACCAACTATTTGCTGCGCATTTTAAGCATGCTTTAGCACTCGACTGGCAAGCGTACGTAGAGCAAGCAGGTAGCCTTGAGGGCAAAGCTTTGTTGTTACCTGTGCGAGTAAACACAAGTGCTGATGATATTAGTGCTTTAAATGCTCAGCAGTCGTGGTTTACCCTGCTAGGTTTTGATTTAGTGATTGAAAAGCAATTTGTGATGGTTAAAAAGCTTCCGCCTTGTGTCTATTTACTTGATGTTAGCAATGCTATTGAGCGGCTCATCATTGCTTGCAAAACCTCGCCAAGTTCCCTCGATGCATGGCTAAATTGGTTAGCTCAGCAAATTCCGACACGTTATTACACAAGCCAAGCCTTTATGGAGCAAGTTGCTCGGTTAGAAAATAATCCACAAACTATGCAACGTTTACGTCAAAAAGCGGTTAAAATAGAACTATCTCAGTTTTTAAACTAAGCAAGGTATTTAGGCTTGAATAACTTACCCGTGATTTTTTTAATGGGACCAACCGCTGCAGGGAAAACAGACTTAGCAATTTCGCTGTGTGAGCATTTAAACACAGAAATAATCAGTGTGGATTCAGCGCTGGTGTACAAAGATATGAATATCGGTACAGCCAAGCCAGATGCTGATGAATTAGTACGAGCGCCTCATCATCTAATTGATATTATTGATCCTGCAGAAAGTTATTCAGTTGCTGATTTTCGTCGCGATGCGATTGAAAAGATTGATCTATTTCATAAGCAAGGTAAAGTACCTGTATTAGTTGGCGGTACAATGATGTACTTTAAGTCATTGATTGATGGTTTGTCGCCACTACCAGAGGCATCACCCGAAGTGCGGGCTGAACTCGAAAAGGAAGCAAAGCAGTTTGGTTGGCCACATTTGCACGCAGAGCTCGTTAAAATCGATCCTGAGGCTGCGAATAAAATGAGTGAAAATGATTCACAACGTATTAATCGTGCGCTCGAAGTTTTTCGTATAACTGGCAAAACAATGACAGAGCTACAAAAACAAAAGCAGCCAGCGCTTCCTTATACTTTTCATCAATTTGCTATCGCGCCTGCCGATCGCAGCGTTTTACACCAGCGAATTGAGAAAAGGTTTAAAATAATGCTTGAACAGGGGTTTGAAAATGAAGTTTCATCCCTATATAAACGTAAGGATTTACACCCAGATCTACCTTCGATTCGTTGCGTAGGTTATAGACAAATGTGGGATTACATTGCAGGCGAAATTGACTATGATGAAATGGTCTTTCGTGGTGTTGCTGCCACGCGCCAGCTTGCCAAGAGGCAGTTAACTTGGCTAAGAGGTTGGCCTGATGTTACATGGTTGGCCACGGGTGATGAAGAAAACTTGCAACGTGTAGTAAGTTCGCTAAGCTAGTAGTAGTTGAAAAATTTTTAGCTTTGTTAAATTAGTTCAGCTACTTAATTATAATAACACCTAGAACGAAGGAAAATAACATGGCAAAAGGCCAGTCGTTACAAGACCCATTTTTGAATGCGTTACGTCGTGAGCGCATTCCAGTATCAATCTTTTTGGTTAATGGCATTAAGTTACAGGGTAAAATCCAGTCATTTGACCAATTTGTTATTTTACTTGAAAACACCGTGAATCAAATGGTGTATAAACACGCTATTTCTACCGTAGTTCCAGCGCGTACTGTTAACTTCCAAGGTGCACAAGGAAGCGATGATTCAGAAGAGCAAGAGCCTGGAAATTTTTAAATTTAGGAGCGTAATGCTTGTTTGACCGTTATGAAGCCGGCGAACAGGCAGTTTTAGTTCATATCGACTTACCTAAAGAAGGGGATCGTGAAGATCTTCATGAATTAGAGTTGTTGGTATCTTCTGCTGGTGTTAGTAGTTTGGCGATTGTGCAAGGCAGTCGTCAAGCACCACATCCGAAACTTTTCGTCGGTACCGGAAAAGCAGAAGAGATCGCTGAAACTGTCAAAATCCACAATGCAGATGTCATTATTTTCAACCATCAACTAAGCCCGTCACAGGAACGTAACTTAGAGAGCGTTTGTCAGTGTCGTGTACTTGATCGTACGAGTTTGATCCTTGATATTTTTGCCCAGCGAGCGCGTACTCATGAAGGTAAACTTCAAGTTGAGTTGGCTCAGCTACGTCACATTTCAACACGCTTGATCCGTGGTTGGACTCACCTTGAGCGCCAAAAAGGTGGGATAGGTTTACGTGGTCCTGGTGAGACGCAGCTTGAAACCGATAGGCGACTTTTACGTGCAAGGATTAAGAATATTCGTGCACGTTTAGATAAGGTTGCTGTGCAACGTGAACAGGGGCGACGAGCGCGTACCCGTAATGAAATACCCACAGTCTCGTTAGTTGGTTACACTAACGCAGGCAAATCGACCCTGTTTAATAGAATAACAGATTCAGATGTGTATGCAGCTGACCAATTATTTGCAACACTTGATCCAACATTGCGTAAGTTAGATATTGGCGATGTAGGTCCGGTAATCCTCGCGGATACAGTTGGATTTATTCGTCACTTACCACATGATTTAGTGGCAGCTTTTAAAGCAACATTAACTGAAACCCGTGAAGCTGATTTACAGCTACATGTTATTGATGTAGCAGACCCGCGCCGTAAAGAGAATATTGAGCAAGTTCAGTCAGTTTTAAAAGAAATTGAAGCAGATGAAGTGCCGCAATTATTAGTGTATAACAAAATTGATGCGCTAGATGACGTTGCGCCACGTATAGATAGAAACGATGAAGGCCAGCCGATTAGAGTGTGGTTATCTGCTCGAACGGGTGTGGGTTGTGAGTTATTGTCAGAGGCAATTAATGAGCTGCTAGCAAAGAAAATGCTGGCAGAGTCACTTAAATTACCTCCGCAGCATGGTCGTATTCGAGCTGCACTATTTAACCTAAATGCCGTTCATGAAGAGTGCTTTGATGAACATGGTAACTGGTTGCTTTCGGTTCGTTTACCGATGGCTGAGTGGAATCGTTTGAAAAAAGAAATGGGACAGGATCTCGATTCTTTTATAGTTACGGACTAAAAATCGTCAGCATTTGTTAATTTTAGTATGAGAAATGCTGTAGATTTGATAGATTTAACCCAATTCATTTAGATAACAATGGAGTATAGCTATGGCCTGGAATGAACCGGGTAATAATGGCAATGATAAAGATCCGTGGAATAACAAAGGCGGAAAAGATCAAGGCCCACCTGATTTAGACGAGGTACTGCGTAAATTCGGCAACAAGTTTGGCGGTTTATTTGGTGGTAACAAGCCAGGTAAAAACGGCGGCGGACTTGGTGGCGCAGGCATTTCTTTCATATTAATTATTGCCATCATCGTTTGGGCATTAAGTGGTATTTATACAGTTAAAGAAGCTGAGCGCGGTATTGTTTTACAATTTGGTCAGTTTAGTCGCATTGCAGAGCCAGGCTTACGTTGGAAAATGACGTTCATCGAACGTGTCATTCCGGTTGATATTGAGGCGGTACGCTCTTTATCTGCGAAAGGCTTTATGCTGACAGAAGATGAAAACGTCGTAAATGTAGAGTTTGAAGTGCAGTATCGTGTTATCGATCCTCACCTATATAAGTTCAGTGTAACGGATGCTGATCACAGCCTACAACAAGCGCTCGATAGCGCACTTCGTTATGTTATTGGTCATGTGAAAATGGACCAAGTATTAACAACAGGTCGTGAGGTCGTTCGTCAACAAACGTGGGATGAGCTAAACAAAATTATCGAGCCGTATAACCTCGGTATTATTGTCAGCGACGTGAACTTTAAAGACTCACGCCCACCAGGTGAAGTAAAAGATGCCTTTGATGATGCCATTGCAGCACAAGAAGATGAAGAACGTTTCATCCGTGAAGCAGAAGCTTATGCCCGTGAGATAGAGCCGCGTGCCCGTGGTCAAGTAACACGTATGACGCAAGAAGCTGAAGCATATCGCGAGCGCATTACATTAGAAGCGCAAGGTGAGGTAGCACGCTTTGAAAAGCTATTACCAGAATACCAAGCAGCTAAAGAAGTAACGCGTAAACGCTTGTATATCGATGCAATGGAAGAAGTACTTGGTAATAGCTCTAAAGTACTTGTTGATGTGAAAAACGGTAATAACATGATGTATTTACCACTTGATAAAATTATGGAAAAGCAAGGCACCGCGACCCGTGTTGCACTGCCAAGTTCAAGTGATATCAAAGATTTGCGCAACAAGTTGAATACATCACGCAACAGTACGGTTAACTCGAGTAATGACCGTTTTGCAACTGATCGCTTTAATGAGGGGAGATAAGCAAAATGAAAAATTTTAGTTTAGTAATACTTGCCCTTGCGGTTGTTATGTCTTTTTCATCTATTTTTGTCGTACAAGAAGGTGAAAAGGCGATTGTATTGTTGTTCAGTAAAGTGCAGAAAGACAGTAATGACACAGCAGTAGTTTACGGCCCAGGCTTGAACTTTAAAGTGCCATTTTTCAGTCAAGTACGCCGTTTAGATGCACGTATCCAAACATTAGATGGTGCACCTGATCGTTTTGTAACAAGCGAGAAAAAAGACTTAATTGTTGATTCATACGTGAAATGGCGTATCAACGACTTTAGTGCATTTTACCTACGTGCTCGTGGTGATAAGCAGTATGCTGAAACGCTATTAAAGCAAAAGGTAAACAATGGTCTACGTACTAACTTTGGTTCTCGTACCATTAAAGAAATTGTTTCAGGTGAGCGTAGTGAGCTTATGGAAGAAGCGTTAGTACAAGCTTCAGAAAGTGCGCAAGAGTTAGGTATTGAAGTACTTGATGTGCGTGTTAAGCAAATTAACTTACCACAAGAAGTCAGTAGTTCAATCTTCCAACGTATGCGCGCAGAGCGTACTGCTGTGGCGAAAGAGCACCGTTCTGAAGGTCAAGAAAAGGCAGAAACAATTCGTGCTGAGGTTGATCGTCGCGTAACAGTTATGCTGGCAGATGCCGAGCGTAATGCGCGTACTGTACGCGGTCAAGGTGATGCAGAAGCGGCGGGTATCTATGCCAATGCGTATAACAAAGATGCTGAGTTCTTTGGTTTTGTGCGTAGTCTCGAAGCTTACAAGAAGACCTTTAAAGATAAGCAAGATGTTATGGTTATCTCTCCAGATAGTGATTTCTTTAATTACATGAAAGGCGCAAATGCCCAGTAATTAAACATCTGATGATGAAAGCCCTGCACTTTTGCAGGGCTTTTTTATTTCAGTTCTAAACTAATTTCTACGGGTTATAGATTTATAAGCCCCTGTTCTGGCTGTGGTTGTTTTAGTGAGTATGATGATAAAAAGCCGACCGCAGAAAAAATAAGCTAAACGGGGTGATCTTTCACCTCGTTTTCTGGTAAAATCTCGTCCTAATTTTTTCTAAGTGAATTTGCAATGGGTAAAAACGTTGTTGTACTAGGCACCCAATGGGGTGACGAAGGTAAGGGTAAGGTAGTTGACCTCCTTACAGACAAAGCATCTTTAGTAGTTCGTTATCAAGGTGGTCATAACGCAGGCCACACTCTGGTAATTAACGGTGAAAAGACGGTTTTACACCTTATTCCATCGGGTGTATTACGTGACAATGTTAAGTGTGTGATTGGTAATGGTGTTGTTTTATCACCAGAAGCGTTGATGAAAGAAATTGGCATGCTAGAAGAGCGTGGCGTGCCTGTGCGTGAGCGTTTATTAATTAGTGAAGCGTGTCCGCTTATTTTACCTTTCCACATTGCATTAGATTTAGCCCGTGAAAAAGCACGTGGCGATAAGCCAATCGGTACTACAGGTCGTGGTATTGGTCCAGCTTATGAAGATAAAGTAGCACGTCGTGGTTTACGTGTTGGCGATTTATTCAATCCTGAATTATTCGCGAGTAAATTAAAAGAAGTATTGGAATACCATAACTTCACGCTAGAGCATTACTACAAAGTAGAGCCAGTTGATTTCCAGAAGACATTTGATGATGCAATGGCTATTGCTGATATCTTAAAAGCAATGGTTGTTGATGTAACTGAGCTACTTGATCAAACGCGTTTAGCGGGCGACAACATCTTATTTGAAGGTGCGCAAGGTACATTGCTTGATATCGACCACGGTACTTACCCGTATGTAACATCATCAAACACAACGGCTGGTGGTGTAGCAACAGGTGCTGGTTTTGGTCCATTACACCTTGATTACGTACTAGGTATTATCAAAGCTTACACAACACGTGTGGGTTCTGGTCCTTTCCCTACAGAGCTTTACGATGGTCTTGATAAGCAAGATTCAGTAGGTAAGCACTTAGGTGAGAAAGGCCATGAATTCGGTGCAACGACAGGTCGTTTACGCCGTACTGGTTGGTTAGACGCAGTGGCAATGCGCCGTGCGGTTCAAATCAACAGCATCTCAGGTTTCTGTTTAACTAAACTAGACGTTCTAGATGGTTTAGAAACCTTAAAAATCTGTACAGGTTACCAGTTAGAAGATGGCACAGTAACGAACGTTACGCCATTAGCTGCTGAAGGTTACGAGAAAGTAACGCCAGTATACGAAGAGATGCCAGGCTGGTCAGAAAACACAGTAGGTGTAACCTCAGTTGATGAGTTGCCTAAAGCGGCACTTGATTACATCAAGCGTATTGAAGAAATCACGGGTGTTCCAGTTGATATCATCTCTACTGGTCCTGATCGTGTAGAGACTATGGTATTACGCAACCCGTTTGCATAATCATCATAGATACTAAAAAAGCTGCTTCGGCAGCTTTTTTTGTGCCTAAAATTCACTCTGGAATGATAATTGTATATTATTTGCTAAGACTGACTTTATTTAAGTGATTTTGATGCGTGTTTTATTGCCTTTAACATTACTCTTTTCAAGCCTAAGTATGGCTGAAGAGCCTATTTCTGCGGTACCTCTGTATACAGAGAGCGAGCTAATA includes the following:
- the hflX gene encoding ribosome rescue GTPase HflX, which gives rise to MFDRYEAGEQAVLVHIDLPKEGDREDLHELELLVSSAGVSSLAIVQGSRQAPHPKLFVGTGKAEEIAETVKIHNADVIIFNHQLSPSQERNLESVCQCRVLDRTSLILDIFAQRARTHEGKLQVELAQLRHISTRLIRGWTHLERQKGGIGLRGPGETQLETDRRLLRARIKNIRARLDKVAVQREQGRRARTRNEIPTVSLVGYTNAGKSTLFNRITDSDVYAADQLFATLDPTLRKLDIGDVGPVILADTVGFIRHLPHDLVAAFKATLTETREADLQLHVIDVADPRRKENIEQVQSVLKEIEADEVPQLLVYNKIDALDDVAPRIDRNDEGQPIRVWLSARTGVGCELLSEAINELLAKKMLAESLKLPPQHGRIRAALFNLNAVHEECFDEHGNWLLSVRLPMAEWNRLKKEMGQDLDSFIVTD
- the hfq gene encoding RNA chaperone Hfq — encoded protein: MAKGQSLQDPFLNALRRERIPVSIFLVNGIKLQGKIQSFDQFVILLENTVNQMVYKHAISTVVPARTVNFQGAQGSDDSEEQEPGNF
- the miaA gene encoding tRNA (adenosine(37)-N6)-dimethylallyltransferase MiaA; protein product: MNNLPVIFLMGPTAAGKTDLAISLCEHLNTEIISVDSALVYKDMNIGTAKPDADELVRAPHHLIDIIDPAESYSVADFRRDAIEKIDLFHKQGKVPVLVGGTMMYFKSLIDGLSPLPEASPEVRAELEKEAKQFGWPHLHAELVKIDPEAANKMSENDSQRINRALEVFRITGKTMTELQKQKQPALPYTFHQFAIAPADRSVLHQRIEKRFKIMLEQGFENEVSSLYKRKDLHPDLPSIRCVGYRQMWDYIAGEIDYDEMVFRGVAATRQLAKRQLTWLRGWPDVTWLATGDEENLQRVVSSLS
- the hflC gene encoding protease modulator HflC, whose translation is MKNFSLVILALAVVMSFSSIFVVQEGEKAIVLLFSKVQKDSNDTAVVYGPGLNFKVPFFSQVRRLDARIQTLDGAPDRFVTSEKKDLIVDSYVKWRINDFSAFYLRARGDKQYAETLLKQKVNNGLRTNFGSRTIKEIVSGERSELMEEALVQASESAQELGIEVLDVRVKQINLPQEVSSSIFQRMRAERTAVAKEHRSEGQEKAETIRAEVDRRVTVMLADAERNARTVRGQGDAEAAGIYANAYNKDAEFFGFVRSLEAYKKTFKDKQDVMVISPDSDFFNYMKGANAQ
- the mutL gene encoding DNA mismatch repair endonuclease MutL, translating into MSIEILPARLANQIAAGEVVERPASVVKELVENSLDAGGTRIQIDIERGGHKLIRIRDNGSGISKDELTLALSRHATSKLKSLDDLENICSLGFRGEALASISSVSRLTLSSKPKDQEAAWQAFAEGRDMAVQIKPTAHPDGTTIEVKDLFFNTPARRKFLRTEKTEFSHIDELIKRIALSRFDVSITLTHNGKVVRQYRAKPSPEQAISRVAQVAGKVFSEQGLHIQSGEAGLMLRGWVLPVGSSNTTQYTYVNNRMMRDKLILHAIRQAFEEVAGSEELPGFVIYIDIDPRQVDVNVHPAKHEVRFHQGRLVHDFILQAIKQVVVPLQHEAGFTEHNDTAFQQAPFAESSQSSTQLSYTASVPTEHYDYPKSDLQPTRSASYSGTTGRSEGGVSRDSQGRSKTSHQDVNAFYQGISEQHAAHFDQVRPEPSIATPVVEQTKLAKLIHVHEGECVFSEDNQLFAAHFKHALALDWQAYVEQAGSLEGKALLLPVRVNTSADDISALNAQQSWFTLLGFDLVIEKQFVMVKKLPPCVYLLDVSNAIERLIIACKTSPSSLDAWLNWLAQQIPTRYYTSQAFMEQVARLENNPQTMQRLRQKAVKIELSQFLN
- the hflK gene encoding FtsH protease activity modulator HflK gives rise to the protein MAWNEPGNNGNDKDPWNNKGGKDQGPPDLDEVLRKFGNKFGGLFGGNKPGKNGGGLGGAGISFILIIAIIVWALSGIYTVKEAERGIVLQFGQFSRIAEPGLRWKMTFIERVIPVDIEAVRSLSAKGFMLTEDENVVNVEFEVQYRVIDPHLYKFSVTDADHSLQQALDSALRYVIGHVKMDQVLTTGREVVRQQTWDELNKIIEPYNLGIIVSDVNFKDSRPPGEVKDAFDDAIAAQEDEERFIREAEAYAREIEPRARGQVTRMTQEAEAYRERITLEAQGEVARFEKLLPEYQAAKEVTRKRLYIDAMEEVLGNSSKVLVDVKNGNNMMYLPLDKIMEKQGTATRVALPSSSDIKDLRNKLNTSRNSTVNSSNDRFATDRFNEGR
- a CDS encoding adenylosuccinate synthase, whose protein sequence is MGKNVVVLGTQWGDEGKGKVVDLLTDKASLVVRYQGGHNAGHTLVINGEKTVLHLIPSGVLRDNVKCVIGNGVVLSPEALMKEIGMLEERGVPVRERLLISEACPLILPFHIALDLAREKARGDKPIGTTGRGIGPAYEDKVARRGLRVGDLFNPELFASKLKEVLEYHNFTLEHYYKVEPVDFQKTFDDAMAIADILKAMVVDVTELLDQTRLAGDNILFEGAQGTLLDIDHGTYPYVTSSNTTAGGVATGAGFGPLHLDYVLGIIKAYTTRVGSGPFPTELYDGLDKQDSVGKHLGEKGHEFGATTGRLRRTGWLDAVAMRRAVQINSISGFCLTKLDVLDGLETLKICTGYQLEDGTVTNVTPLAAEGYEKVTPVYEEMPGWSENTVGVTSVDELPKAALDYIKRIEEITGVPVDIISTGPDRVETMVLRNPFA
- a CDS encoding N-acetylmuramoyl-L-alanine amidase — encoded protein: MFLVVSQVALAQNTINSVRVWPSPDNTRVVFDLDDKPDFSYFMLKNPSRLVIDLKDTDKLKTLPSIPKEHQIVSKLRYSKPKDAKSVRFVFELAGAAKPVVFALLPTGPYKHRLVVDLHDKSYQSAPAATNSTPVKKRAINQERDIVIAIDAGHGGEDPGSIGPSGTYEKDITLQIAKRLERMIDAERGMISRMVRRGDYFVNLNTRTSRAREKKADFFVSIHADAFTSPQPSGASVWVLSLRRANSEIGKWLEDKEKHSELLGGAAGVLKDTASEKYLAQALLDMSMDHSMKTGFSVAEEVMNELKKVAKMHKKRPQAASFAVLKSPDIPSILVETGFISNPREERLLKSANYQERLAEAIFKSLKSYYLQNPPDDSLFAKLKAQYPTKHKVRPGESLSMLANRYGTSVNKLKTVNNLKSNTLFIGQELDIPQS